In Maridesulfovibrio sp., a single genomic region encodes these proteins:
- a CDS encoding Na(+)/H(+) antiporter subunit D, translating to MTINGFLHPALAFIALAVALPFFRGRQWKWLLLIPPVIAIVVVFTATMGNFGVLPYLGNVLVLGRVDKLSLVFANVFAIQSLIGMIYALHMDDKAHHAAAALYVAGSFGCVFAGDYLTLFMFWELMAVASTFLVWLHRTKTSSAAGFRYFLFHMLGGLFLLGGLLLRYHETGTFAFLPVDPHAMQYYDWLILTGFCVNAAVVPLHAWLPDAYPEATVPGAVFMCAFTTKTAVYVLARGFAGVYFLAVAGTIMAVYGVLYASMENNARRILSYHIVSQVGYMVAGIGIGTAMCINGAVAHAYAHILYKGLLFMGVGTVLYAVGSADLDRLGGLVGKLPVVMLLYMVGAVSISGMPFFNGFISKTMTITGAAESHHTLLAIGLEIAAVGTFLSVGIKLPYFAFWNKPAKTDIKLKPIPKNMFVAMGIAATLCFAQGVYPEMLYRLLPFEVDYVPYTKWHLLQASMLLAFTGAGFWIMRKVIVPHHGRNLDFDKLYRFIGNSGLRFVCRPIAWADSIWTTVYRVIGLRWLMDSAAGSSWFDRKGIDTVVDGTAYTVRNIGRTGAKIQTGRLQDYLGLAVVIALCIYGLVWYFG from the coding sequence ATGACAATTAACGGTTTTCTCCATCCCGCGCTGGCTTTTATAGCACTGGCCGTGGCCCTGCCGTTCTTTCGGGGCAGGCAGTGGAAATGGCTGCTGCTCATTCCGCCGGTGATTGCCATAGTGGTTGTCTTTACCGCGACCATGGGTAATTTCGGGGTTCTTCCCTATCTCGGCAACGTACTTGTACTCGGCAGGGTGGACAAACTTTCGCTGGTCTTTGCCAACGTATTTGCCATCCAGTCGCTGATCGGCATGATCTATGCCCTGCACATGGATGACAAGGCTCACCATGCGGCAGCGGCCCTTTATGTGGCGGGTTCATTCGGCTGCGTTTTTGCCGGCGATTACCTGACCCTGTTCATGTTCTGGGAACTCATGGCCGTGGCTTCGACCTTTCTGGTCTGGCTGCACCGCACGAAGACTTCTTCGGCTGCCGGTTTCCGGTACTTCCTGTTCCACATGCTCGGCGGGCTCTTCCTGCTCGGCGGACTGCTGCTCCGGTATCACGAAACAGGTACTTTCGCCTTTCTGCCTGTGGACCCGCATGCCATGCAGTACTATGACTGGCTGATCCTCACCGGATTCTGCGTCAACGCCGCGGTTGTTCCGCTGCATGCATGGCTTCCGGACGCATATCCCGAAGCCACTGTTCCGGGCGCGGTATTCATGTGCGCATTCACTACCAAGACGGCGGTGTACGTTCTCGCCCGTGGATTTGCCGGGGTCTACTTCCTGGCCGTGGCCGGAACAATCATGGCTGTCTACGGTGTGCTTTACGCGTCCATGGAAAACAACGCCAGACGCATCCTTTCCTACCACATTGTATCGCAGGTCGGTTACATGGTTGCCGGTATCGGTATCGGCACGGCCATGTGCATCAACGGGGCCGTGGCCCATGCCTATGCCCACATTCTCTATAAGGGACTGCTGTTCATGGGTGTTGGAACCGTGCTTTACGCAGTCGGTTCCGCCGATCTTGACCGTCTCGGCGGGCTGGTAGGCAAACTGCCCGTAGTCATGCTTCTGTACATGGTCGGGGCCGTATCCATCTCCGGTATGCCGTTCTTCAACGGATTCATAAGCAAGACCATGACCATTACCGGAGCCGCGGAATCCCATCACACCCTGCTTGCAATCGGACTTGAAATAGCCGCTGTCGGTACGTTCCTTTCGGTCGGCATCAAGCTGCCGTACTTCGCCTTCTGGAATAAGCCGGCGAAGACGGACATCAAGCTGAAGCCGATTCCCAAGAACATGTTCGTCGCCATGGGAATAGCAGCAACTCTCTGCTTCGCTCAGGGCGTTTACCCCGAAATGCTTTACCGGCTGCTGCCTTTCGAAGTTGATTATGTGCCCTACACCAAGTGGCACCTGCTGCAGGCTTCCATGCTGCTGGCATTCACCGGAGCTGGATTCTGGATCATGCGTAAGGTCATCGTGCCGCACCACGGCCGCAACCTTGATTTCGACAAGCTTTACCGTTTTATCGGCAACTCGGGCCTGCGTTTCGTCTGCCGGCCCATTGCCTGGGCGGATTCCATCTGGACCACCGTGTATCGCGTGATCGGTCTGCGCTGGCTCATGGATTCCGCCGCCGGATCATCCTGGTTCGACCGCAAGGGGATAGACACCGTTGTGGACGGCACCGCGTATACGGTGCGTAATATCGGCAGGACGGGAGCGAAGATACAGACCGGACGACTGCAGGACTACCTTGGTCTGGCTGTTGTCATCGCGCTCTGCATCTACGGACTTGTCTGGTACTTTGGATAA
- a CDS encoding monovalent cation/H+ antiporter subunit D family protein, whose amino-acid sequence MTVSTEFITSSRVLIPICITFVAPFFIWFFRKNINKREAASIWAGILTFISVASMIPDVLAGRIVTYTLFTLFPGVTVSFAADGLAFVFALIASFLWVFATSYNIGYMRTLNEHAQTRYYFCFAVAIFGAEGVAFSGNIFTLYLFYEVISVFTYPLVAHHQDDEAFNGARKYMVYLMGTSKLFLLPAMVLTYVLAGTLDFHLGDISQGIFPADADPTLVTITYVLYIAGLAKAALMPFHNWLPSAMVAATPVSALLHAVAVVKAGVFSVSRVILSGFGVDLMDKLGLGLPTAYLAAFTIVVASLIALTKDDIKARLAYSTVSQLSYIIIGVAMLTPDAVQGGLMHIAHHAFSKITLFFGAGSIYVATHLKKISLMDGLGRRMPWTFGAFAIATLSMIGVPPVCGFATKWYLVKGAVSIGQWWLLAALLASTLLNAGYFGPIVYRAFFKAPAPDANLEQYSEAPLCMVIPLCTTALISVWLGLYPQTFLNFINVFGKF is encoded by the coding sequence ATGACAGTTAGCACAGAATTCATCACCAGTTCGCGTGTCCTGATCCCCATCTGCATCACCTTTGTCGCTCCGTTCTTCATCTGGTTTTTCAGGAAGAATATCAACAAACGTGAGGCTGCATCCATCTGGGCCGGGATACTTACCTTCATATCGGTCGCTTCCATGATCCCCGATGTGCTGGCCGGACGTATCGTAACATATACCCTGTTCACCCTTTTTCCGGGTGTGACGGTTTCCTTCGCGGCGGACGGACTTGCTTTCGTCTTCGCACTTATAGCATCGTTTTTGTGGGTGTTCGCCACAAGCTACAACATCGGCTACATGCGCACTTTAAACGAGCATGCGCAGACCCGGTATTATTTCTGCTTCGCGGTAGCAATCTTCGGGGCGGAAGGTGTGGCCTTTTCCGGCAACATATTCACCCTCTACCTGTTCTATGAAGTAATTTCTGTATTCACCTACCCGCTGGTCGCCCATCATCAGGATGACGAAGCTTTCAACGGGGCGCGTAAATACATGGTTTACCTGATGGGTACATCGAAGCTGTTCCTGCTCCCGGCCATGGTGCTTACCTACGTGCTGGCCGGTACTCTCGATTTCCATCTCGGCGACATTTCTCAGGGAATTTTCCCCGCAGACGCCGATCCGACACTGGTCACAATCACCTATGTTCTCTACATAGCAGGGTTGGCCAAGGCCGCACTCATGCCGTTCCATAACTGGCTGCCGTCAGCCATGGTCGCAGCGACTCCGGTTTCCGCTCTGCTGCATGCGGTGGCGGTTGTTAAGGCCGGTGTGTTCTCCGTGTCCAGAGTGATACTCTCCGGCTTCGGAGTGGACCTCATGGATAAACTTGGGCTGGGGCTTCCGACAGCATATCTGGCGGCCTTCACCATTGTGGTCGCTTCGCTGATCGCCCTGACCAAGGACGATATCAAGGCGCGGCTGGCCTATTCCACGGTCAGCCAGCTTTCCTATATTATAATAGGTGTTGCCATGCTGACCCCTGACGCTGTTCAGGGAGGGCTGATGCACATCGCCCACCACGCCTTTTCCAAGATCACCCTGTTCTTCGGGGCCGGTTCAATATACGTGGCCACCCATCTCAAGAAAATCAGTCTGATGGACGGGCTCGGACGGCGAATGCCCTGGACTTTCGGTGCGTTTGCCATAGCGACCCTTTCCATGATCGGGGTTCCCCCGGTCTGCGGGTTCGCGACCAAGTGGTATCTGGTCAAAGGGGCCGTAAGTATCGGTCAGTGGTGGCTTCTGGCCGCGCTGCTGGCCAGTACTCTGCTCAACGCCGGATACTTCGGACCGATTGTCTACCGGGCCTTCTTCAAGGCTCCCGCCCCTGATGCGAATCTGGAGCAATACAGCGAGGCTCCGCTGTGCATGGTCATTCCCCTGTGTACCACGGCCCTCATATCGGTCTGGCTGGGACTTTATCCCCAGACTTTCCTGAACTTCATCAACGTGTTCGGTAAATTCTAA
- a CDS encoding 4Fe-4S binding protein: MSAMKKVWDNVASLWSLIVGLKVTGKNYMDKQVTLHYPRATVSDAQLEGFRGPLELIGKPKTPDKPKCIACMMCVTACPSKCITVVKAKAPKPTEAELQAMKEAEERGEKVKKPSAPKEPAKFLYDFSLCSLCGSCVENCPVKSLRYSSNVYLTGFSRKDFKMDLLARLADRAGAAKEAAVEPSENSTRKDS, translated from the coding sequence ATGAGTGCAATGAAAAAGGTGTGGGATAACGTGGCCTCGTTGTGGTCCCTGATTGTGGGGCTCAAGGTCACGGGTAAGAACTATATGGATAAGCAGGTCACCCTGCATTATCCGCGGGCCACGGTCAGTGATGCCCAGCTTGAAGGGTTCAGGGGCCCATTGGAGCTGATCGGTAAGCCCAAGACCCCTGACAAGCCGAAGTGCATAGCCTGCATGATGTGCGTTACCGCATGTCCCAGCAAATGCATAACGGTTGTAAAGGCCAAGGCTCCGAAGCCCACCGAGGCCGAACTGCAGGCCATGAAAGAGGCGGAGGAAAGGGGGGAGAAGGTCAAGAAGCCTTCGGCCCCAAAGGAACCGGCCAAATTCCTGTACGATTTCTCCCTGTGTTCGCTTTGCGGATCCTGCGTTGAAAACTGTCCTGTCAAATCCCTGCGCTATTCTTCGAATGTGTATCTTACGGGATTCAGTCGCAAGGATTTCAAGATGGACCTGCTAGCCAGGCTTGCAGACCGGGCAGGAGCCGCAAAGGAAGCCGCTGTTGAACCATCTGAAAATTCAACAAGGAAAGACTCATGA
- the nuoK gene encoding NADH-quinone oxidoreductase subunit NuoK — protein sequence MSPLLMYQLVALVLLAIGLYGIVWRKSLVGMLISVELMLNGAGLSIVAASQLTTPGNGAGQIAALFVMGLAAAEATLVLAIIVVVVKRFKTAETDAVSRLKG from the coding sequence ATGAGTCCTCTTCTGATGTATCAACTGGTGGCCCTGGTGCTGCTGGCGATCGGACTGTACGGGATTGTCTGGCGCAAATCCCTTGTCGGGATGCTTATTTCTGTTGAGTTGATGCTCAACGGGGCGGGGCTGTCCATAGTCGCCGCTTCGCAGCTCACAACGCCGGGAAACGGAGCAGGGCAGATTGCCGCACTTTTCGTCATGGGGCTGGCCGCAGCCGAGGCGACTCTTGTGCTGGCGATCATAGTAGTAGTTGTCAAGCGGTTCAAAACTGCCGAAACAGACGCAGTATCAAGGCTGAAAGGGTGA
- the nuoH gene encoding NADH-quinone oxidoreductase subunit NuoH, producing the protein MSQIPVELVKLLIALVAVAAFVGLNGLVLVYLERKIAGHVQRRPGPYEVGPHGILQPLADAAKLIGKQLFTPTGADKLLFWAAPVLSFLPVLLLFLPIPFGPIATGMEMNLGLLLILAFSGLNVLALCLAGWGSNNKWGILGAARAVAQSVAYEIPLLLSVLAIAFMTGSLNLSTVVEGQGGWPWQWNAFVQPLAFIIYFVSALGETNRAPFDLPEAESELTAGFHTEYSGMGFGMFFLAEYANMIVVCSVAAALFLGGWQGPFFNGSWWFLAKVYVLLVVMIWLRWTYPRVRFDQLLNINWKWLMPLALANLFITAFVVKL; encoded by the coding sequence ATGTCTCAAATTCCCGTTGAACTCGTTAAACTGCTCATCGCACTGGTGGCGGTTGCTGCATTTGTGGGCCTGAACGGGCTGGTACTGGTCTACCTTGAGCGTAAAATCGCCGGGCATGTCCAGCGCAGGCCCGGGCCGTATGAAGTCGGTCCGCATGGAATACTCCAGCCTCTGGCCGACGCAGCCAAACTTATCGGAAAACAGCTGTTTACTCCGACAGGAGCGGACAAGCTGCTCTTCTGGGCGGCACCGGTTCTTTCCTTTCTTCCGGTGTTGCTTCTCTTCCTCCCCATCCCTTTCGGTCCCATTGCGACCGGAATGGAAATGAACCTCGGCCTGCTTCTCATTCTGGCCTTCTCCGGCCTGAATGTCCTCGCCCTATGTCTGGCAGGCTGGGGTTCTAACAACAAATGGGGGATTCTCGGTGCGGCAAGGGCGGTGGCCCAATCCGTTGCCTATGAGATTCCCCTGCTGCTTTCGGTGCTGGCAATAGCCTTCATGACCGGGAGCCTGAATCTGAGCACGGTGGTTGAAGGGCAGGGAGGCTGGCCCTGGCAGTGGAACGCTTTTGTGCAGCCGCTTGCTTTCATCATCTATTTTGTCAGTGCCCTCGGCGAAACAAACCGGGCGCCCTTTGACCTGCCCGAAGCGGAAAGCGAACTTACCGCAGGGTTCCATACCGAGTATTCCGGTATGGGGTTCGGTATGTTCTTCCTGGCCGAATACGCGAACATGATCGTGGTCTGTTCCGTGGCAGCGGCTCTCTTTCTCGGCGGATGGCAGGGACCGTTCTTTAACGGTTCATGGTGGTTCCTGGCCAAGGTTTACGTGCTGCTGGTGGTTATGATCTGGCTGCGCTGGACCTACCCCCGTGTGCGGTTTGACCAGCTTTTGAACATCAACTGGAAGTGGCTCATGCCCCTTGCTCTGGCGAATCTGTTCATCACTGCTTTTGTGGTCAAGCTTTAA
- a CDS encoding NADH-quinone oxidoreductase subunit J gives MELLAKIAFAVYALLIVGGGCAAVGAHSLIRAMAGLIASLLGVAGMYMLMAAPFMAFMQILIYVGAVCVLIFFAIMLTRADDQGVESGTRRPGKAALSALTFIAPVFVIGVVLAKFQPASVSIPMEIPLKVIGKGLLEDYPVAFELISVVLLAAMSGAVLLTFEKKGGKAQ, from the coding sequence ATGGAACTGCTCGCAAAAATAGCTTTCGCTGTCTACGCGCTGCTGATAGTCGGCGGCGGGTGTGCCGCCGTGGGAGCCCATAGTCTGATCCGGGCCATGGCAGGGCTTATTGCCTCCCTGCTCGGCGTGGCCGGAATGTATATGCTTATGGCGGCGCCGTTTATGGCCTTCATGCAGATCCTTATCTATGTGGGGGCGGTATGCGTGCTCATCTTCTTCGCCATCATGCTCACCAGGGCTGACGACCAGGGGGTTGAATCAGGTACGCGCAGACCCGGCAAGGCCGCTCTTTCGGCTCTGACTTTCATTGCCCCGGTTTTCGTGATCGGTGTTGTACTGGCAAAGTTTCAGCCCGCATCGGTCAGCATTCCCATGGAGATCCCGCTGAAAGTGATCGGCAAGGGATTGCTGGAGGATTACCCGGTTGCATTCGAGTTGATATCGGTTGTGCTGCTGGCGGCAATGTCCGGGGCAGTATTGCTGACATTTGAAAAGAAAGGGGGGAAAGCTCAATGA